From Ipomoea triloba cultivar NCNSP0323 chromosome 5, ASM357664v1, the proteins below share one genomic window:
- the LOC116020133 gene encoding putative RING-H2 finger protein ATL71 encodes MSSPPELLSDDYTYNSREEGYGGLSTGLMVLCIIIIYLSCIYFCKICRSCGSHPTAEAVVPTVAVAVGLDEAILRSFPKVVYSKAKGSGKYSIASTGCSICLDDYKEKDVVSVLPHCGHFFHLKCINPWLRLHPSCPVCRKLPSSSPPSPPPPAV; translated from the coding sequence ATGAGCAGCCCTCCAGAACTGCTTAGTGATGATTACACATATAATTCAAGAGAGGAAGGCTATGGCGGGCTTTCAACGGGATTAATGGTGCTCTGCATAATCATCATTTACCTTTCCTGCATATATTTCTGTAAGATTTGCCGGAGCTGCGGCAGCCACCCCACGGCGGAGGCCGTCGTCCCgacggtggcggtggcggtgggtCTGGACGAAGCCATATTAAGAAGCTTCCCGAAGGTGGTGTATTCGAAGGCGAAGGGATCAGGGAAATACTCCATAGCTTCGACGGGATGCTCCATTTGCTTGGACGATTACAAGGAGAAAGATGTGGTGAGTGTTTTGCCTCACTGCGGCCATTTCTTCCATCTCAAATGCATCAACCCTTGGTTGAGGCTCCACCCTTCTTGCCCCGTTTGCCGGAAACTTCCCTCATCGTCACCTccctcgccgccgccgccggcggtgTAG